The Magnolia sinica isolate HGM2019 chromosome 3, MsV1, whole genome shotgun sequence genome includes the window AGCCTCCATCTGCTAGTAAAGTCGATCAGGAgtagtttgatactctggcagagtctgATGGTTGATACTCGGGCAATCAGAAAATGGACgccaactcaaattaaaccgtacAAACTGCAGAGGCCACTGTAGATAATTCGTCATcccaaattagattgattgaaTGAACTTAGTCTATGATAAATGGATATTTCATCTTTGTTTATTGAATTTGGACTGTACACTGTTTTCCATTTCAACTGTCCACTAGATAACAGAAACTGGCCAATTAGGACATTGAAAATCAGTGTAAaattttagatatgattcatctAAGTTGTGGCCCACTTTTAGATGATTTAATTTGAGGCACTAGTAGAGCCCACATATGAACCCTGATGGGCCGGTCCGGGCTGGACTCGGCTGAGCTGATGGGAAATCGTACATGGTCCAAACTCAGTCCGGTTGAGAAATGTGCCCAAATTTTAAGCCTGAGCCCTGCACTCAGGCCTGAAGCTCTAGCCCAAGATTGGCCAAGGTGGGTCAAGCACGGAAAGCTGATGGGTCAGCCCGGCGCGATGCCGGTCAAGCAAAGAAGGCTGATGGGTCAGccgggcccattgacagcccttttAAAAGGTGTGTGAAAAGTTCTACATCTAGGTAATTAGATAATGATGAATGCTCTCATGATTTTTCAAATGTGAATACTATGATACTTTGATGATTGATAcaaaagcattaaaaaaaatgtCGAGGTGGCATGTAATGAAATCTAACTAATTGCAAATGATGGGCTCTAATTTTCATGGCTCTTGAACAAAAATTCCATTGATTTGTTCCCCTAACTGGATATTTAAAGGGACCCACATTGCCTAGTGTGGTATACAACACCCATGTCGGTGCCCTCTTCCGCTAGAGAAgccccatggaccccaccatgatgtgtgtgttttatccatgccatctatccattttgccagctcattttagagcatgaccccaaaaatgaggcaaaaacCAAACCTTCGTtgaaccacacaacaggaaatagtggtgtagtggtggaagttcaatcaccaCGGGTTCCTCTAGAGTCGTGGACATGAGATTGGGATTTGCttcatatttttatattttttatctctttttttttttgagggaaGCTTGtgttaaaatgatttagaaaaccCATAAAGTTTTCCCACAACACATATGGTATCAACTTCACGGCCATATGATaggctcacaagagtttcaacaagaGGTCAAGGGttatacccattgtggtgaaaatccATCTTTGAGTGAGTGCATAAGTGTGCaagtgcgtgtgaaaaaaaaaaaaaacacacaaaacaaaaaacaagaagCAAAAATCTTCCGTGCAACACTATGCAATCCGATTCTATTCCAATATGTAAAATTGTACTAATTAATGGTTGAACTTGAACAAATAAATTTctattacatacatcacatgtggttATACTCAATATTTTCTCGCAATTAATTTCTTgacatgcataaatatatttattaaaGGACATGAAAAAGAATTTCATTTAAAAGTAAGAGTATTTAAATAATTTGGAAGAAAAAGCAGCCCAGACCCTCATCATTTGTTAGATGGTCTCTTCTCTTTTCATAATGACTAAAATGTAATACTCTATAGTTGTTGATGCATGCAATTACTGAGAATTGGACATGTGGCATAGAAATAAAAATATGGGCCTGTTTATGTCtttcaaataaaaaattacaattatATATTTCTTACCTAGAGAATGGTGGATATTTTAATGGGCGgtcaaaatgaaaattgaaacaaTTGTCAATATTTAAATTACAAGATACTTATTAATCAGATGTTAAGATCATtaaatcaatttgaaatttgtatgTTGACCTATTTAAAGTGTGGGCTTGGACGGCTTAATTGAGTCAATGTATAAGAGTCTGTCCAAGTATTAAATAACTCTCCATTTTTTATTTCCGAAGGTGAAAGGAAcccttagaaaatttctaaacataAAGAGACAAATACTATCATCTTATAACTCAAAAACAAAGACTCTTATTATAAACGAATCTATTAGTTTGCGTAATCAGCTACTTAGTTTAAGATAAAATACCTATTTTGGGTCCTGAGTGTTGTTGAACTTTTCAGATACATCTCCACCTTACATGTGGCAATATCTTCTTCAACTCCGGCCATCCACTGGATCGTCTTTATCATGGATTGGATCCTAGCTAATTTAGGCCTGATAATTTAATGGGCTGGTCCTAACCTGCCATTAGTAGAGATCCAACTGTTTGGCCGGCAGGGTCCCACCATGACTTGGCGAGTCTTTCATCCAGGTGGGTTTTATCCTCTTAAGCATCCTTAGGCCATGAGCTCAGCTGGACCTGCAGGTGGTTATTAGCTCCCGTACTGCATCTTTATTCGTtcaaaattgtgggccccaccactgagGCCTGAATCTTTGAATAGGCCCAGCCGGACTAGTTACAAAATCCAAGCCTGCCCAACCCCATTAACAGGCCTAAAAGTAAGCCTGAAGAATGCTCTTATTGTACACTTTGTATCAGAACATGATTATTACATTCATGTATAAAACAACAGTACACATCATAATGCacataaatccaaaccgtccaaattatggcccCTGTTGTGGAGGAAGCATAGCCTAAAGATTACACTGAATGGAGGACCATAACCATCTGATCGGCTCGAGAATTGAAGTTAAGGGTCTATATCTAACAGAACGAGTGTTCATTAGTGGTCAAGTGTCATTCAACGAGTCTTATTTTTTGCACGCGTATTGATTGTCCAATTTTCCTAAGTATCAACGTTTTCCTCAAAACACAGAACTGCTGCTATCGATCTGTGATATTTTTCACGTCTGATTTTGTCCGGTGACAAATATCAAACATCATGGACGGATGAGATTCAATCCCTAACGATCTAAAGCAGAAGTATTCATTTGGCAAAAAACGCTAAGGCTGTTAAAGGGCGATTTTGGGTACTCGTGCTAACCACAGCACATTGTGCAAGTTCCAGACCgctcatcatgtggacccactgTGATTGAGCTCCTGCCCACAAATCGAACAGTCCACACGTTGGGTGGGCCACAGGTCCACATTGAATTATATACCACTTGTATACTTCATGACCACGAGATACATGCATGATCCACCCTAAAAGTGGACCATCCCAAGCTTTGGGCTATGGTCCACCCACGGTGAGACCGAACTGATCAGCAGCCCAGGTATCTCATCTCGCACACGTGTGCATCCCACCAATCGCTGGTCGTCTACCCTTGTGTGAATTGCCTCGGCATTCTTGCTCATTTACAGGCAAAGAATGGATAATACCAAATCAACCACGATACTGTGAAGCTATACCAgccttttttctgtttttttaagtttttagaaactagggttAGACCAGTGCAACAACACCTATGGAATGAGAAtagggaaggaaaaaaaaaagaagacgagaaacaaaaaaagaacatggttatatatatatatatatatatatatatatatatagagagagagagagagagagagagagagagaggatggatgcTTTCCACAGTAGGCAGGCGACACACCCCAGTTTTAAATGTTGTGGCTGACTTGGAGCTTAAAATATGCCTTATTTTCAAACTGATGACCTAACATGAGCCAATACAATAGATGTATAAAGTGGATTTTATACCATCATTATGTTAGATCCTATACAACATTTGTTGCATGACTCCCTAATGGTAGGGTTGAGGTGGGTTACACACAAAGGGGCGAGTAGGCTATTTCTATGAAATTTGGTCTATTTTTGGGTATAAAATCTAAACCATCCTCGCTAAGCAGCTATATTTTCATGACGAGTTTATCCTTTAATAACCAAACTTTCCAATATTAATTGTGAGGGCAAAAATGTCTAAAAGTGCACGTATTATATATTGTATAGATAAAGGGCAAAACATATTGAAGGGATTATATTGGCAAAGGTACTGAATTTGATCATGGATACAGCAAATAACAACACATCAAAACCTGATGCAAGCATTGAAATCCATCAGTAAGCAATGATACGATCATAAGCTCAGATAAAGCACAACAGATCATTTACTAAATCAAAGCAGAATAATGAGAAATAGCATATGGTATAACATTGGAgccttgctaagcccacacgtgtaCAAGGCAGCCCATCGGCACACCACATGTGCCAACCTGGAACATTTGTGCTAGAACTAAGCTGTCCTCTTTAGGTAGGTTATGATATTCAGAACAAATCAATAGACTTCCAACTCCAGAGAACCAGATAGATGGAAAACTCATTTCTTGaaaatttacattaaaaaaatctgTATTTATGTGTAATAAGTGTTGGGATTTCCAATCTTCGCATGCCTGACTGCTTGTGCCAGTGTCCAACATTGACACGTTCCCATGTCTATGTTACAAAGCTGGAAAGCTAttgaagacaaaaaaaaaatcccttaaaATGAAAAACTACAGAATTCAGTAATTACCAGCAAAAATAATATCATAGCAGCTAAGGATAATAACACCATTATGAATGGCATCCTCATGATTCCCCCTCTCGAAGCAAGTAAATCAAGTAACAGGTGACAACAAAAGGTCTTAACTGGTTCTTTTTTAACATGAGAACTATAAGAAGAATACATAGCTGCATGAAAGATCAGATAAACTTGAAAAGACAAACTAAATGAAGAAGCCATCAGGCAGATTTCACATTCTAAACCACCCTAAGGCATACATGTTATATATACCCCACATATTAGGCATTAGATGGTATCAGTAGAAATACATCTGAATTATGCACAGGAAATGAGGAAAGCCGTCAATTTATAAAATGCATGGGTTCCTACAGATGCTCAGATGCTAAAATAGTGGTGAACTGCCAAATCAGTTATGTATAGGTCGTAATGGCCGATACGTAACAATAACAGCCGAGTCCATTAAGCGATACAGGGGTCAAAACGGCAACCCCCCAGATTTTGGCTTAGATCAGCCGCTACTGCCTCGTAACGATCATAAATGCCTTTTTTTAAGTTAAGATTTTTCTCATGTTTGGGTACTTTTCTCTTCCAAATTTTTTCCTAAACTATTTTGCTGCAAATTCCAACTAATCTTAGCTtgaatttgaggatcaaaacaagttatttcaaggattttgttgaatcaaaagctctatgggccatttttcaaaaaatcttcaaaaatagatatttatacctttattttaatatatgttaTTATGGTTTGATATGATGCATTATTCAAATTAAAACGTATCAATTTGCATTTTACAAATTatgaaactatttttttttccagaCTATTTTTTGTCAAGGACAGGTATGTAATGTAGAACTGTAaagtaaattatgaaaaataataacaaacacctacacatgtgagatattaaagaaaaaaaaaatcattctaatatatctatcattggtattagatatttaaaaaattaaatctaTGAGTTTTGCAGCCAATTCCAGGCTgttaggttcataaattcatcaaaccatCCAATACagctttctcaccaaagagtggaccgttacactaccataaacacattcaaaattataaatgaatgcatatttgaaatatttataattttttgcattttatggatttttttcagattttttattagaattttttttttatgaccgTTGCAGGGGGTGTATTGGCCATTACAGGGCCGTAACAGCCAATACGGCCCGTAACCATATCAGTAATGGTACGCATCGTTACACCCACCGTTAGCACAACAGCACACCTTGGTGGTGAAGCTTTTTTGCAATTGATCCATGAAGAGTCTGTCATGAGTTGTGACCCTTCCTGGTTCTAGCAACATGAATTTTGGTAATGTGACTACTACCCACAAATCTAGGAGATTCAGGTGAACCAATTTATCATTTTTCACAATTAATACATTCAAcaattaattaataataattatgagggccaaccaatttccaatgtttcatatgtgtgtgtgtatgcatgcatgtgtatatGCATCATGTAGAAGGCTATGTTGGGGAGGTAAATATTTGAAAATCAGACTTCAAATAATCCTAATTCAAGCGGGCCCCAGGACCCTGCAAAACCATGTAGTCTGAATTTTTTGGTCTGAGAGAGAAATATCAAAGGCTGCAGTTTCGTGCGCTTTAGTTACAAAATACCAAATCTGATGTTGTGAGCATGGGGCCTGCCAGAATCAGGAACATACAAAAATATTCTGATTTCAGAGATTTGCTCTCCAAACATGGCTTAACAAAATAAGAAATATGCAGCAGATAATGGAGAACAGCTTGTTATTACCAGAGTCGATATATACATATAATGTTCCAACATAGAAGAGAGAATACAGCAATCAAAACACTATTAATAAATACGAAAAACATACTAAAGAAATTTCAGACTTACTGCAGTAGGGCAAACAAAACATTCTTAATATATTACAGAAAACACTTGTTGTGCAGAGCATATGATCTTGCCCAAGTGACTCAATGGATGCTGCTCCTTTGTTTTCCCCTCTTCGAATCTACATATTCCCATGCTTATTTGTACCTTTTCAACGAACTTCTGTCATTTCACGTGCAACGATAAGTTCATCCGGAAGATCCCCACTGTCAGTTGGCATCAATATGTCATCATCGGTTGTAAAATGGTATCTCTCACCAATAGCTCTCAAAAACTGGTATACTTCAAACATTGTAGGCCTCTCCTTTGGGGCAGACAGAACACAGTTGCACGCAACTTTGAGAAACTGGAGGAGCTCACTGTCACAGCCCCGACCAATCAAAGACTTATCGATGGCATCCTGGAGAAGAGAGTTATTTGAAAGATAAGTAATCCACTCGGCCAAATTCCCCTTGAAGCTTTCTGGAGCAGTTGACACTTGAGTGGGTTTTTCACCCGTGACCAGCTCAAGCAGCACTACACCAAAGCTGTAAACATCCCCCTTTGGAGTGGCCACCAGCGTGCGTGTGTACTCCGGAGCAACATAACCCATATCGCCAAATTCACCATTGACAAAGGTACTAAGATGGGTGTCAACTGGATTCATAAGCCTCGCCAGCCCAAAATCAGATATCTTAGGCTCAAAATCATCATCCAACATGATGCATTTTGAGCTTATGTTGCGATGGATGATGCGAGGATTGCAGTTATGGTGAAGCCATGCAAAGCCTTTTGCTGCCCCAATACCGATTTTCAGCCTCAGAGGCCATTCCATTGGTTTGGCTTTGTCTTCAACATCCACCTGATGTAGTTGCTCAAAAAGACTCCCGTTGCGCATGTGTTTGTATACTAGAAGTCTCTCCTTTTTGGCAATGCAGAAACCCATAAGGGGAACCAAGTGGCGATGTTTAACACTCCCCAACGTCTTCATCTCAGCTATGAATTCATTCTCAGAATGTTGAGAATCCTGAAGCCTCTTAACTGCAAGGAAAGAACCATCTGGAAGTGTCGCCTTGTACATTGTGCCTGTCCTCCCTAATCCGATAATGTTGTCTTTGTGGAAGTTATTAGTGGCCTTCATGAGATCGTTGAATTTCATTTTCGAAACTGACTTCTCAAACATGGAGACCTATTCATTAGAATACCTTCATtagaatgatgtaattgaaaagGGCTTTTATCATATGGTAATGAATGATTCTTTTTGAAGGATATACAGTAATGAATGATACATCCTTGAAAAAGGGAAGGGATGCAAAACTCGAGCCCAAAAGACCAATTTCCTTATCTAGCGCGTTCACTGTCCACTCAAATTGGACATGAGGTAGACTGTCCGTGATATGGACTGTTCATCACGTGGGTCACCGATGGGCCACTGTCCACAACTATAGGGATTAGATTATCCCAACGTCACAATGGTGGAGCATCTAGTGTATAACACCAACAGTGTCCAACATTCTTTCCTAGTCTCCCATTTGTAGGTCACCGACTGGATGGTTAAGAACTTAAGATCATAATCAGTGAGATCTTTTGAATGTCTGATCCACAGCTGGACAGTGGTCCAATTTCAATTAAGTGCACCAGAAAAGGAATTTGACGCTCTGTGCTCTGATAATGTTTACAGAAAagtaaatatcttttttttttcttttaaaaaaaaaaaaaaaaagagctactGAAAAGGAAATCCATATCTCACTATGCTGGAGGGAAACGAAATCAGCTTACCTTGATGCCTTTGGTTCCTTTAATACTCTTTGCCCACTTGTTTCCTTCAAggtcttcttccttcttcttcttagaTACTTTACGGAAACTGAATAACAGAATAACACCGATAATTATAACTGAGAGAACTATCCCACCAATGGCCGCACCAATGATGACACTGGTATGTGACTTTTTCACAGGTCCTCTGCAAACAACATCCAAAGGCTTCCCACAAAGTCCCGCATTATTCCCAAAGCTTGAGGCCAGTATTGAGTCCTTCTTAAAAAAGGGAGGAATTGGTCCCGACAAAGAATTGTCGGCGACACTGAACTGAGACAACCGTTCAAGCCGGCCAAGTTGCCAGGGGATCTGGCCTGTAAACCGATTGTGCTGGAGACTAAGTGTATTCAGGTAGGTACAATTCCCAAGGCTTGTTGGAATGTCACCAGTGAAATTGTTATAGGAGAGGTCAAAGGTTGTCACGTATGGTATTATTGAACCGATGTTATCAGGAAGGGGTCCGAAGAGGTCGTTTGTCGATAGATCCAATCCTGTCATGCTCGTGCAGTTCTTGAGAGCCACCGGGAACCGACCTTTGAGGCCCATGTTCGAGAGCCGTATGTTTAGGACCTTGTTTTCATCAATGTGCCAgcattcgatgccattgaatctGCAGATGAACCCTTCCGTCTTGTTTTCGAAAACCCATGAAGCTAGGTAACCATTTGTGTCGTTCAGCGATGCTTTTAGGTCTTTCAAGCATTGAATATCACTTGCAACACCGTTGCAAGTGTCACTACTCAGCCAGAACCAGAAAAGGGTAGGAAGAAGAAAGACAGTAGCTCTGCTTCCCATGGCCATAGACATGAAATTTACCATGTAAGTCCCCGTCTTCTCCCCTCCTTAAAACCAAAAATTACTGAAATACCATCCAAGCCCTCTCCCTTCTCAAAACCCAAAGATTCAAAGTACCCAATTCAGCTTTTCTCCAATCACCCATTAAAATACATGAAAATCCAAGCATACCCCACATAAAAAACCAAGAAGGGGGGAAAAAACCCAACCAATCAAGAAGAAGATACAACTCacaaaaaccctaaacctagaaataCAAAACCCACCAAAGGATTTCAAGCCAATTCAGCTCTATACCTGCCACCCATCAAAATTAATCAAATTTCAGAAACGCCgaaatgaggggaaaaaaaaataatcacagATGATTAAGCAGAAAGGCAAGGAATTCGAAATCCCCCCTTCTTCTCAAAACCCAATTCAGGAAATTTGTCTACGACCCATAAAAAATCCTCAAAATTCACAGACACCCagaagaagaaatcaagagaACATACACCCAGATGAATAAATCAAGAGATGAGTCCAAAAATACAAAGAATTCAA containing:
- the LOC131240236 gene encoding probably inactive leucine-rich repeat receptor-like protein kinase At5g48380, whose protein sequence is MVNFMSMAMGSRATVFLLPTLFWFWLSSDTCNGVASDIQCLKDLKASLNDTNGYLASWVFENKTEGFICRFNGIECWHIDENKVLNIRLSNMGLKGRFPVALKNCTSMTGLDLSTNDLFGPLPDNIGSIIPYVTTFDLSYNNFTGDIPTSLGNCTYLNTLSLQHNRFTGQIPWQLGRLERLSQFSVADNSLSGPIPPFFKKDSILASSFGNNAGLCGKPLDVVCRGPVKKSHTSVIIGAAIGGIVLSVIIIGVILLFSFRKVSKKKKEEDLEGNKWAKSIKGTKGIKVSMFEKSVSKMKFNDLMKATNNFHKDNIIGLGRTGTMYKATLPDGSFLAVKRLQDSQHSENEFIAEMKTLGSVKHRHLVPLMGFCIAKKERLLVYKHMRNGSLFEQLHQVDVEDKAKPMEWPLRLKIGIGAAKGFAWLHHNCNPRIIHRNISSKCIMLDDDFEPKISDFGLARLMNPVDTHLSTFVNGEFGDMGYVAPEYTRTLVATPKGDVYSFGVVLLELVTGEKPTQVSTAPESFKGNLAEWITYLSNNSLLQDAIDKSLIGRGCDSELLQFLKVACNCVLSAPKERPTMFEVYQFLRAIGERYHFTTDDDILMPTDSGDLPDELIVAREMTEVR